The DNA region TTGAGATTTTTGATATTTATATAAGAGGGACTCGAAAAAATAAGGTAATTGAAATTGTAATTGATAATCCAAATGATTATGTTTCCATAGATGATTGTGAAAGATTTTCTCGTGCAATTGAACCATGGATTGATGAACTCGATCTTTTTGAAAGTAGCTACGATTTAGTCGTAAGTTCTCCGGGTCTTGATAGAAAATTAAGAGGCAAAAATGATTATATAAGGTTTAAAGGGCATTTAGCAAAATTTATCTTAAAAAGTGAACAAAATAAAAAATTAACAATTATTGGGTATATTGAAGAAGTATATGACGATAAAATAAAAATAAAAGAAAAGGACTCTAACAATATTATAGAAAAATATTTTAATGAAATTGATAAAGCCAATTTGGAAATTGAATTGTAAAAATAAAGAATCGGAGGTGAAAAAAATTGAACATTAATCTTTTAGAGGCTTTAGATGCTTTAGAAAAAGAAAAAGGTATAAGCAGAGACTCGTTAGTAGATATTATTGCTAAGTCAATAAAAAGCGCTTATAAAAAAAATTACGGAGCAAAAAATGTAGAAGTTGAAATTGATAAAAATCTTTCTAAATTTAATGTGTATCAAATATGGAAAGTGGTAGATAAAGTTGAAAACCCAAGAGAAGAAATATCTTTGGAAGAAGCCAAAGAAATTGATCCAAAGGTTGAATTAGGAGGAACTATAAGAAAAAAAATTAATTTGAAAAAAGATTTTAGAAGAGTTGCTGCTCAAACAGCAAAGCAGGTTATATTACAAAATTTAAAAGAATTAGAAAAAGGCAAATTATATGAAAGATATACTGCTTTAAAAAATAAAATTTCATCCGCAGAAGTTTTAAAAGTAGGTGATACATTTGTAGAGATAAAAATAGGAAAACTTGAAACAAAACTTCCTGACAAAGAAATGATACCAAACGAAAAATTTAAAAATGGCGAACTAATAAAAGTATACATTAAAAATATATTAAACACATCAAAAGGACCTAAGATAATTGTGTCAAGAGCATGTCCAGAATTTGTAACTGAATTATTGACATCTATTGTACCTGAAATTGAAGAAGGAATCGTAAAAATTGTTAGAATTAGCAGAGAACCGGGAATAAGGACTAAAGTTGCTGTTATAAGTACGATGGAAAATGTAGACCCCGTTGGAGCATGTATCGGCGAAAAAGGTTCAAGAATAAATGAGTTATTAAAAGAATTAAAACACGAAAAGGTTG from Petrotoga sp. 9PWA.NaAc.5.4 includes:
- the rimP gene encoding ribosome maturation factor RimP; this translates as MLSNEEIKQLLLEKSINVASKMSLEIFDIYIRGTRKNKVIEIVIDNPNDYVSIDDCERFSRAIEPWIDELDLFESSYDLVVSSPGLDRKLRGKNDYIRFKGHLAKFILKSEQNKKLTIIGYIEEVYDDKIKIKEKDSNNIIEKYFNEIDKANLEIEL
- the nusA gene encoding transcription termination factor NusA; translated protein: MNINLLEALDALEKEKGISRDSLVDIIAKSIKSAYKKNYGAKNVEVEIDKNLSKFNVYQIWKVVDKVENPREEISLEEAKEIDPKVELGGTIRKKINLKKDFRRVAAQTAKQVILQNLKELEKGKLYERYTALKNKISSAEVLKVGDTFVEIKIGKLETKLPDKEMIPNEKFKNGELIKVYIKNILNTSKGPKIIVSRACPEFVTELLTSIVPEIEEGIVKIVRISREPGIRTKVAVISTMENVDPVGACIGEKGSRINELLKELKHEKVDIVEYSDDIKVFIKNALAPAEVKDIDLNEKEKIAVVYIPENQFSLAVGKGGQTARLAAKLTGWKIDIHPLKSNLHHL